The following proteins are encoded in a genomic region of Micropterus dolomieu isolate WLL.071019.BEF.003 ecotype Adirondacks linkage group LG04, ASM2129224v1, whole genome shotgun sequence:
- the xpa gene encoding DNA repair protein complementing XP-A cells isoform X2: MDAAGPSPEQSPKPELSAAMRAKIERNRQRALMLRQARLASRPLSAVDGATSAKISKTIDSGAGFFIEEEEGGEEEQRTKKVVHQPAPVIEPDYLMCDDCQKPFMDSYLSNSFDLCVCDKCRDNEEKHKLISRTEAKQHYLLKDCDLDKREPPLRFILKKNPHNPRWGDMKLYLKLQVSTGRLRTSGEEVYGGVGFRGGSGGGQRSKGGEQRGAETKTLQQEGQRAAQGGEE; encoded by the exons ATGGATGCTGCCGGTCCCAGCCCAGAACAGAGTCCTAAACCCGAGCTTTCTGCAGCGATGCGAGCTAAAATCGAGCGGAACCGGCAGCGGGCGTTGATGCTGCGGCAAGCCAGACTAGCGAGTCGCCCTTTGTCCGCTGTGGATGGCGCAACCTCGGCCAAAATCTCCAAGACCATCGACTCCGGTGCCGGCTTCTTCATCGAGGAGGAGGAAGGCggagaggaagagcagaggaCCAAGAAGGTTGTGCATCAGCCAG CTCCAGTGATTGAGCCGGACTACCTGATGTGCGATGATTGTCAAAAACCGTTCATGGACTCGTACCTCAGCAACAGCTTTGACCTTTGTGTCTGTGACAAGTGCAG AGACAACGAAGAGAAGCATAAGCTCATTTCCAGAACTGAGGCCAAGCAGCACTACCTGCTGAAGGACTGCGACCTGGACAAGAGAGAACCTCCGCTCAGGTTTATACTGAAGAAAAACCCTCATAACCCACGCTGGGGAGACATGAAGCTCTACCTCAAACTACAGGTATCGACTGGAAGGCTACGAACAA GTGGAGAAGAGGTGTATGGAGGTGTGGGGTTCAGAGGAGGCTCTGGAGGAGGCCAGAGAAGCAAGGGAGGAGAACAAAGAGGTGCAGAAACAAAAACGCTTCAACAAGAAGGTCAAag AGCTGCGCAGGGCGGTGAGGAGTAG
- the xpa gene encoding DNA repair protein complementing XP-A cells isoform X1, with product MDAAGPSPEQSPKPELSAAMRAKIERNRQRALMLRQARLASRPLSAVDGATSAKISKTIDSGAGFFIEEEEGGEEEQRTKKVVHQPAPVIEPDYLMCDDCQKPFMDSYLSNSFDLCVCDKCRDNEEKHKLISRTEAKQHYLLKDCDLDKREPPLRFILKKNPHNPRWGDMKLYLKLQVEKRCMEVWGSEEALEEAREAREENKEVQKQKRFNKKVKELRRAVRSSMWTKDISGHQHQYGPEEVVDPEEDLYRKTCTTCRHELTYEKM from the exons ATGGATGCTGCCGGTCCCAGCCCAGAACAGAGTCCTAAACCCGAGCTTTCTGCAGCGATGCGAGCTAAAATCGAGCGGAACCGGCAGCGGGCGTTGATGCTGCGGCAAGCCAGACTAGCGAGTCGCCCTTTGTCCGCTGTGGATGGCGCAACCTCGGCCAAAATCTCCAAGACCATCGACTCCGGTGCCGGCTTCTTCATCGAGGAGGAGGAAGGCggagaggaagagcagaggaCCAAGAAGGTTGTGCATCAGCCAG CTCCAGTGATTGAGCCGGACTACCTGATGTGCGATGATTGTCAAAAACCGTTCATGGACTCGTACCTCAGCAACAGCTTTGACCTTTGTGTCTGTGACAAGTGCAG AGACAACGAAGAGAAGCATAAGCTCATTTCCAGAACTGAGGCCAAGCAGCACTACCTGCTGAAGGACTGCGACCTGGACAAGAGAGAACCTCCGCTCAGGTTTATACTGAAGAAAAACCCTCATAACCCACGCTGGGGAGACATGAAGCTCTACCTCAAACTACAG GTGGAGAAGAGGTGTATGGAGGTGTGGGGTTCAGAGGAGGCTCTGGAGGAGGCCAGAGAAGCAAGGGAGGAGAACAAAGAGGTGCAGAAACAAAAACGCTTCAACAAGAAGGTCAAag AGCTGCGCAGGGCGGTGAGGAGTAGCATGTGGACCAAAGACATCAGCGGTCACCAACATCAGTACGGACCAGAGGAGGTGGTGGATCCAGAGGAGGACCTCTATAGGAAAACCTGCACCACCTGCAGGCATGAACTCACCTACGAGAAGATGTAG